The Populus alba chromosome 13, ASM523922v2, whole genome shotgun sequence genome contains the following window.
AAAAGAAATGCATGTTAGGTCTTTAAAACAATTCGAATCATTTTGAGATACTTAGTTTAATCTATTTTACCGAAAAGGTCTATGGTTTGAGTCCGTAtagctctaaaaaaaaaattcaattacaaaaacaaaaattgtatagtttttatttcttcattcaATTTCATGAACTTGGGCTTATGTTGTTGACATAAAAACATCCATTTCCATTTCTTCAAATACAACCCACAAGGGTTTGCCTATTCTTTATACATAAACCCTTGTGAGGATTTCATGCAATTTTAGTAGTTCTTCCGCTTccagataaatttttttacttgtgcTTCATAAAAAGCAACCAAAGGTTGATGGATCATTACCTTGATGATACAAGATAATAAAAGGTTACTTTATCTCGTATAAGGTCACAAGAAgagataaagaataaaaaaaaaggataaaattgaacaaCCATACAAGCATTGCTTGCGCATTGCATACAACTTTAGAAGAGAATTCACTTTTaccaaagaaaaatagaatCTACAAAGCTTAGGTCGGTAAATGATATAATGATCACCCTTTCCTTGGGaggaattaagaaaaacaaaatactatggTGGCTTCGTTGCTTTATTTCATCAGTGATTTAACAatctcaaagttttttttttaaaaaacttacataagttacaaacaaaataaaaacaaacccaaaaaatataaaagagtgAAATGAGAAAGGGGGACTTATgttctaaactatttttttgaatGATCTAATCttattgaattggaaaaaaagagTGTGATAAAGATAAGTCCTAGtacagtataaaaaaaatcgaatattctactaaattcattttttttagagtttttttttttggcataaacctttttaaaagattatccATTCCCTCTCTCTATAAGAGAGGCAGGtccttgtttgatttttattttattaatactcTTTACTTGATTGAATTAGGAATGAGATCTATAGAAATAACCATAGAAATGATGGAacccattatttatttatccattTCTATTTACTACTCaattactaatttttatttgctatatttttctttgatatctAGTaccaattatatttattatttcaaggtAAAATGCTTATAAAAACTATTACATAGCTTTCTTGTTACCCAACATTCTACTTCTATTATTAACCATATCTCACAAACCATGTCTAAAAAGTGAAAGTTAAAATACTCCCTATTTTTGTGACCCtagtaagaagaagaaaattttccATGGACGGATCCAGCATCTGGGCACTTACCCacattgcttaaaaaaaaatgaagtataTATTATACTGAAATCGATAACCAGTTCCGACAAATAGAAaacttaggaaaaaaaattaaaatagatgtgtttggagaaagagaaaaataattctgatGATAGAAtggaaataagaaataaaagtttagaaagaactgcaaaaaagaaaaaaagaaagtgttGCTTTAAACCCCAATTAAAAATCGATAATATTATTGTGAAACTGTAGcaagtttataaataaaacaaatgatgaaatagaaaaataaatatattttggaatAAGAAAATGATCTTGAGTACTtagtaaaataattgatatggTTTTAGAAAtgattgaataagaaaattcaaatcaaatcaaattttctcGGTTTTAGTCTTTGATTTGTGAGAATTCTCAGTTGAGtcccaaatcaaatcaaatttgaagaatattttcaatttcacccctagtAATCCTTCATTAAACTTTTAGACTTCAACAAATTGACTCTTAATTGGTCTTGAAGATCTCatgatcatttaatttgactctTAATTGGAcctttaaactttaaattgCTTTCATTTTTACCCCTAATTGAGTCAATTTCACCCCTCAAATTGCAATTTCCATTACACTTCAATCGCTTGacatttaattctttcaattttgtggAGAAATACATGGATGGATGGATATGGATGAATCCATATACAAAAGCGGTGGTCCAGTGATGCTTAATATCAAGTCTTAGTCATCTTCTTTCGGCACTTCGAGCTCTGGCAGCAGCTCAGCTCGTAAATGAAATTCTTGGCTGTGGTGGACCctcaaaagttcaaaaaaatattaaacaaataaaaaaaataaaaaaaaagtgaggaaAGAAACGAGCTTGAGATTCCATTCCTTGAGCACAAAATGATGATTCTTTGTGTTCtatgttcttcttcttccactccAATTGGGAAAAGTGGACTTTAAACTTACATGTTCTCTCTATAAGATGCAGTGCTGGCTTCAATAATTCTCCCAAGGACTCGTTCCTTGTCAACTTTCTGCACTGAAATAATTCCTGTGGTTAGTGAAACACCAGAGACTTACCAGTACTCGAGAATCCAATCTCGGGTCTTCACTCCATTCCAACTAATCCGCCCGACTTCCTTTTCGctataatataaatcaataatttgaattataagaaatatGTTTAGTTTACAAATCTATATTTAAAAtgcatatttattataaattaaagatattttatattataatggttgttattataaaacatgtttaatttaatgaaacttcaaatgcaatttgatgatataaaccttaataaaaatgcattttaagtACTTATCAcatctcttattattattttttaaaaaagagtaaGCAATGTGTCACCCACTTCTGTCTAAAATTCAACTATCACAATGGTGGCTGAAAAATCGGAGTGGAAGattatttatctaaaaattcattttcaacatattttttctcaaaaatttaataaacaccCTTATAACCTCCTAAaactaatttatcaaaaaagaaccaaaaagatccaaaaacacaaaaccaaaccaagtaattttttcttatatttaatcaGAAAGCAAACCAAATACAATATCATGAAGTGAGCATCTTGagcttatatttaatcaattaatttaattattacaagatttattttaaaaaagcaaaatttaacAATGAACGACAAATAAATAGAACTGAGATAACccgatttatttttaaaattagtaaaaaaaaaccctatataaagaaaatagaaaaaaatatatataatgaagctcaatctccaattaaataattgctaaaggatcaaattaaaaaaaaaatgagcttaaaaaaagtaaaaaagaagaaaaagaagaagcaaagaaggAGGCAAATCTTTCAAACTTGGGTTAATTTTCCAAACTTGCAACCCAAGAATTTATGGATTTGGGTTCAAtcaataaatttcaattctcccaaccaatttaataatgaatgatcaaattgaaaaaaatatcaatttaattttttttaccaaagtaaaaaagaaatagtaatcaaaagaatgaggataaactctaataaggaaaaaaacaataaggataaaatcataaataatattcaatttttaaaaattaaatcaaattaaaaaaaattaaaagaatagaaatCAAATATAACTTATATGATCTAAGCAAAGTCAAATTtagattttggcataaaaaattTTCTATTGTCCAGTTTTATGCTATTAAACATAGCTCCAAATCGAACTGTAGGATCGAGCTGGAACTTTACCAAAAGAATCTAGAGGAATTTTTATATGTTGGAATAAACTTTCGGGTCAATTAGAGTTCGAGAAGACCTTGTGATTTGGGGCAGAACAtgttgtatgaattttgttatttatttccttttgatttatggACTTCCTTTTTGGTAAGGATCATTTTGCTATAAAGATGTGACAacttgttttgggaattttctaATTCTATAAGGATCTTTAATGGCTTGCAACATAATTTGCAAGTGTAgcaatgattcattaatgttccaaaatcttttttttacaaGGATTTTTTATTCATCGTAGCTGCATAAGAAAAGAATGACCAGTtgtatttaatgacatattgATTAACTTATTTTGGGAACTTTCCTAATCCTATAAGGAAGGTTAAAGGAAGACAACAAGGGCTTCCATGTTTTGAGAGGATTCTTTAAAGTTACAATTAATTATTGTAGACAAATAAGGAAACTAAAAGGGTAAGTAAAGGTGGCAACAAAGACTCTAGTGTTTCTGGAATCAAAATTTTGTTCTTGACATTATTTAAACTAGGAAATTTATCTAtcttatgttcttttgtttaattaagtgcaaAAACTTTAGTTTACGTgtcatatttgttatttttattattttcttcatgtttgggcttaattaatactttgtttttagaTATGATTCAAGACTTGTTTGAATCAGGGTTTAGACTTACTAATATAAGTTTTAAGTTAGTTTTATTAATGGGTCAATTCAGCTCACAAAAGTATATTCATTagagttaattttttagaagTACTTCAACTTTTGTAAGCCTAAAATTCAGAgccattgaataatattattttgaattttcagcTTGTATGTgaaagtgattcttgcattttttGGTTCTCGAAAGAATTAaactgacttatcaaagattaactggcttcatggtatcatttgatttaattcCAATAGTACTGGTGCTTTGAAACTGGTTTTTATTGTGTCACACTTTTATAagatttctttatcaaatttgaatCTTAATTGTGAGTTGCATGATCACATGATCATGAAGTTAAAATTACTAGctgatgaaaaaaatagaaggaggatgaaatttaaaaatgattttaattctataaattatttcaattaaaacaaagtGTAATCAAAAGAACAAGTTCTGAATGTgaagggaaaaataaattaaaggttactttgaaaatttaaagggTTAGAGCGGATATTGAGGAcgagaggaaagaaaagaaaaggtcgcAACAACAAATTAATGGTCAGTAAGCCACTCACACCACTTAGGGATGAAGTGACCGCTGAGACGATTCCAATGTCATCATGGAAGGCGATATCTGGATACCCGAGGATGTCACATGCATCGCTAAAGGAGCGCAAACGTCTCCTACCCGCTGGTTAGTGCTTTACACGCGACAACCATacgtttttaaattatattatatatttattacaaTATTTAATTGTCCCTTAGTCAAtttgattataactaaaaaaaccatagggaaaatacaaaaaaattcccTGGACATCAGTTAAAGAATTTTTGCTTCCAagagtaatttaattattttattgtaatttttaaaagtaattttgtttcaattcatAGTATAATTAATGAGCATAgggtattagtttttttaaaaaaaaaaaaattaattagcatgacaACATTTAAAGTTATTAGGCATTCTGCACGAACTGGAATATGGTCCAAAGTGTGTGTGGAGGGACATGAAAAGTTTTCAACGGGTTGGATGCTCCTTCAATTTTATGGAAGGAATCCAAATTAATCAAAGAAATGAGTTTCCTTTGGAACATTATAACCACCGTGATAAACATCTGCCATGAGGGTGGAAGGTGCCGGCGCCACCGAAGATCATAAGCAGCAAATTGATATTCCTATAGAAAGGCATATATTCACTTCAAAATGGATACTATAAGCAGTAAGTCAGATGCTTTGATTTTCAGTGaaggtataaaaaaaatccactttTCCGGACGGAGCACTGCTGCCTCTAATTTGTTCTGATGTGCATCTTTTAATCCCATGTCCAATCTGgttatgaatatatttattattatttttttaattgtggatATCGTTTCCATGTATCTTAACTAATCTCCTGAAATCCTAAAATTATTAACTTCGTAAATCTTTACTGATTTTAAAGTTTACAAGACTCAAACTAGAGGTTTTTGAATAACAAACTCAAAACTTGAATAGTTAAACTTTACCcgttattaatttctttaaagAAAGTACAAAGAGAAATTAATTAGATCGTGTTGCAAAAAATATGGTGCATTTGCTATAATATTATATGGCCAACACATAGCAAGTGGCAAGCCTGTAAAAACAAAGTGTTGCCAGCCTCAGAAACCTCCTTATAGTTCATCCACTGAAGTTTCAACCAAGATATATATCTAGATCACTGTGCATAATTACATAAACAAACTGAACgtcttaaaaattaaacaatagaGAATCAAAGACGACATTTGCCCCCCTGTTCTTTGGTGTCGAATCACTTTCAAAGCAGGATCAACCTGCCTCGTGATCTCCTGCAACAGGCACGTCATTTCCTGCAGATGCATTTGCCGGATGTCTAATCCCAACCTCAAATTCTGCGGCATCAGCACTTTCTGGTGGTTGATCTAGTAGTGAATGCCGGCAAGTTGGACAGGAGGAGTGCGATACCAACCATTTGTCTATGCACCTAACATGAAAACCATGGTTACACTTTGGCAAAACTCGTACTTTCTCACCATCTGTGAACTCACCAAGGCAAATTGCACAATCCGTAGCAATAGTATGTATCCCTGACACCCCGTATATGATCACCGGGATTTGTCGCAATGCGCTCTTTTTGAGGCCTGTTGCTGCCAGACGCGCGGCGGTCTGATCGGGAGTCTCAAAAGCAAACCTCCGGCTACATCGTATGGCGCATCGTACTATTGAATTTAGTCCAAGCGCACAAATTAATGCACAAAGCAAAGCTGCCAAGATGATCACCATGTTGGAATCGAAACTGGCCTCACTGCTGTAATTGTTGCGCGTCCTGCTTTCATTTGCTGCCGGTCGTGTGCTTGATTCTGTATCCAGGAGCAGCCGGTGGGGACGATGATGTAGAGTAACCATAGCTACTATGGCTCAATCCACCAACACTTCCGAATCACGCCAATACCCTCTTAGCCTTACTACAATTTCCTTAGACCTACTATGAATTTATGCAAATAAGCTGGAGATTTCATGGCTCCAATGCTTCCCAGCTTCAAATCGAACCACAAAGGAGACTGAAAGTAAGGAGTTCATTTCACTCGTATATAGAACAAGGCCTTGAGAGGAGGAGGTGGAGGCAAGCCAATAAATTAtgagggttttgttttttcttcctgttcCTGTTGATCTGCTTTCAAccaaaaagagagagatgagcCTTTTTGAGTTATGGCAGTGTCTGTCAGGATTCCAACGAGATAAAAAGACGTTAAAAAAAGCATCTTCTTAGTAGAAATTCAAGCAAGGAAATTAAGTGCTTTCTTTAATGCACACTTTGTGGCTTCTGAAGTCACGAAAATCCTCTTGGAAATTAATCCAAGGATGATGATACTAAGGATAGAGAGAAATATGTTCTGTCCTTACCTTAaccaactttttatttaacttgaaatttGTTCAGAATCATTCtgttctatatttatttttatcaaataaaacatatcttatgattatttcaataaaattataatattatatcaaataattatcgcaacttaaaaacttaaactgttacctaagattttaagatataatttatataattttttaatatataaaaattttgctGCTTCTATTAGAGaaactaataattattttggtgGTACTGAAATATAAGATTTAGCGTAATCAACTTAAAAAGTTAGACTATTTTTTAAGATGCtaagatataattatatatatttttaacatatatgaattatttttgtttttattaaaatattgatgatttgtTCTGGTGGTACGGAGAGATAAGTGCTGGCTTAATATTTGGTGAGGAATATTATATAGGGCAGCTATTTAAGTGCTTGTAGTTGTACTCTTCAGATGCGGCGGCCAAGGGAACTGGACTACAGATGGGAGAGAAGATACCAAGTGAAAGAAATATATTAGTGCTTGTAGTTCCTTTTATTGTCGAGAGAATGACAATACAGAGGGCTAAACTATagaatctttttccttttttaaaaaagaaaaattatgatcCCAATTAGTTGCTTAGGGTTAATGCTTATTCTTGAGCACAAATCTCTCTCCCACTCCCCCTATCTTCCTCTAATTTAAAGCTTAAAGTAAATTTCCATGCCTCCTTTGGATCCCTTTGTTTTCAAATGATGCCAATATTGCCACACCTTCGAGCAAATTtggaaaacatattattattataattaaaaacaaaatagtatttgatttttattataccCCCCACAACAAATGCTAATTTAAGGTGTAGTTTGGAactgtaaattttaaattttgtttattcaaatttaattttttaatatttttaaattattttgatgtgctaatatcaaaaataatttttaaaaaataaaaaattattttaatatattttcttgtaaaataatactttaaaaaatgacTATTATTACACTATAGACATCCTTTAAAGTAATACTCTCCACTAACTGAGATTGAGAATAATTCAAATAGGAATTGGAATTTTGCCATTTTAGCAAACTAGGATTTAACATTGTTGCAGCAAAGGCACATAAAGCATATTTGAATGATTTAGACCAAGTACGAGAGAGGTTATGTTTAATTagagttttaataaaatttaaatttttttgtttaaaattatttttttattttaatttactaatattaaaagtaatttttaaagtaaaaaaatatgattttaatatatttttaaaacacattttaaaaacaaatacttttaaaaagctggttataaaaaaaaaccgctATGACATGACCAGTGCCCACTGAACATTGTTGTGTGCTCATGTTTCAAAACACCAGTGCCCAGTGCCCACTGAACATTGTGCCGCAGCCACGAAGAGATAGCAGATGAGACCTTTTACAAGGAGATGTCATGATCAAATGTCCCTGCATCAATACCCCCACAGTGCTAAAACTATTACAGGGTTAATTTCTATTTACCTACCACATATTTCAAATGAATCTAGTTTCTTTATAtaggtttattattattattattattattattattaatatggatattcGGGTTAGTGTACCTCAATTAATTccacaaattataaagttaacgattatgtaaGCTTCCGATGATCTTAAGGTTTGTGGAACTTGAACTGAtgatctttaaaaaacaaatgtagaGCCTGATCGATTGAGTTGAACCCCTAAGAATTTTCTCTATATAGGTTTTAATTGTATGAATGAAGGTTGCTAAGAATACTGAGTTAACTCGTAtaattacaatatatattttataatgtaaaatctttttaaaaactaataaaaccatattaaaatcgttctaatttatatttgtgattttaatattaattccatgttttcataaaaaaaaaaaaaaacattgattttgtcTCACTATTAAACTATTAGGGGGGGGGAGGcaagcttttaaaatttaatcattttaaaatacttttataagaTGGAATCTCTTATAGTAATTAATAGGTTTGAATTAAATGATCctgatatattatttataacaaaaattatacGATTAAAATGTATCTTTCTTTTAACATAATTtacattgaaaacaaataaacaatataaaatactttgaaataaaaaaaaattaaaaagatcattaaaaattaaaaccttagaATTAAGAGGCCTAGTAACTAAAGAAAACATGACTTTTAGACTTTTGTACTATTACAAAGGTATAATCATCaactaacaaaacaacaacatttgataaaaccaattattttttatatttggatttgATGAAGTGTTTTGCTCAACGAAgagcaaattttatttatttataaattaatgaatttcatAGTTTAAactctctttatatataatttttagtttattttactatttttatgattttaatatctataatttcatatataaatgATATATGTGGTAGCATTTGAAAGATTTTACTCATCAAATTATTTAGATAATGttctattttatcaaatatcaaatgttTAAGGGCTTGTTGTTACCTACTTTTAAGGGCTTGTTGTCCATGAGACTCTAAAGAATGATTCTTTATTAATCATAGAATTGCTTTTGATAGATCTGATTGTCATGTGGATACACAACATTTTACATTCTTTAAGTTTCCtctaaacaaatatattatttatctaAGATTAAGGCCAATCAGCAATCTGCTGCTTGCTCGAAAAAGAGGAAAGCCCGATATGTATCAGAACTTGAAAGAAAAGTGCATACCCTTCAGACAGAGACAATGACACTTTCTGCACAACTTACACTGTTCCAGGTTTGGCAGACAACTCATGTATGTTTAGAAGGCTATGAATAAGAGTTTCTAATTCTCTAAACTGCCAGTTATCTCTGGTATTATATTCTCATTTTAGAGGGATACATCAAGTCTGACTACTGAGAACTCAGAGATTAAGCTTTAATTACAAGCTATGGAACAAAAGGCTCAATTACGTGATGGTATACTATAACCTTGCTCTTCTTTAAATGCTAATCCCTGTTTTATTGTTGGATGCATCTTTCTTGGGAAGTTCTTGGTATACAATTTAGCATTTTATACGGTGAAGTGGAGGTTGTTGTGTTGTTCAGGCGTAATACTTTCCTCCAATAAATAGGGGTTCTACTTGTAACTTCAAAGCATTATGTACTCCTAAATAATAATTGTCATCCAACATGTCACTACCATTTATAATTGTAGTCTAGCTGACATTTCATCAACTCGGCTCATTATCTAGGATATTTGCTCTTTAGATATCATTAAAATACTGGATGTATTTTCTAAGtataaaaagacaacaaatactAGGTTGTCACAAGTCGAAAGGGTCAACCTGGTTTGACCCTccagattttttataaaaagagaatcaaaacaacatcattttgacaaattatttttttttttaagtttagatATGGGTTTTGACCAGATcaaacttgagtttttttaccCAGTCATCCAGGTTTTTTActtctaatttttcttcaaCCTAGGTTGGTCCAGGCCCTGGGTTAGCGGGTCCCAGTCGACCCACCAGGACAgttcaagttttataactatggTTTACATCTACCAAAATACAATGAGATATAATATCAATCCCCTTGCACATTTTTTGTTGGGTTCTTTCATTTGACATCTAACATGAAGTATCTTGACTGTATTTTTGGTTGTATGACTCTAATATATAGCTCTGAATGAAGCACTAGATAAGGAAGTAAAGAGTCTCAAGTTTGTCATTGGGGAAATAATGACACCAACAGATAGCTATAATTTGGGAATTCAACATATTTCGTATAACCATTCTCCCTTGGTTTCACCAAGGCCACGACCTGGGTTAGTTGATGCCTTAAACATACAAATCCCACAGTTTCATCCTCTTCAATCTAACTTGTCACCTCGTCAGCCAGCAATTACTGCATCGCATTCCCATGCCTTGTCAGAGATGTTGCCACAAGATCCTCTCAGATGGTTACAGGGCTTTGATATCAGCAACAGAAGCTCTGTTCTGGTTAGATCTGAATGCCCCTTAATATCTGCTAGTGAAGACATCAgtctttgatgaattttttctgATATATAGTTAATCCTCACCTTTTTCTTGGATTGTTCATAGATTGACCATATTGACAACCAaatgtatttttcatttgattttgattctttAACTGTAAGTGTACTCAAAGGTATTTGGAAACTTTTCAAATACCTTATTCATGAGGATTTGtctatacaaattaaaattttatttttattttttctggcaAAACTTACTGGACTACAATGTTATTTCCTGACAGGGATGGGTATTTTCATGTTATGAGCCTCATTATAGAAACTTGTGAAGTTGTTCAAGTTCAATATTTGTAtgcatttttttgttgttgtcatcACAATTCACACTCAATTCAAATCCaaatattctatttttaaaCTTTGATGCTTTCATATTACATGCATATCCAGGCTGCTTAACATCTCCCAGGCTTTATTTCAAACTGTTGGCTTTTCTCTGCTTCCAgccaattattttcaaacttaaCCAATAAGTTAGGCATCTTCACCCACCATAATTGTTAGGTAGGTATGACAACCTCTCTTAGATGGTGAGCTACTCTGATGACATTTCTTCTATGTGGTGAGCTATTTTGATGGCCAACTCTTCTATGTGGTAAGCTCCAATGGATTAAGCAGAGCAAGGCTacaaggaaggaaggaagggagTGAAAAGAACATAGATGGCCTTAATAGGAGAAGGACAGACAAGTCTACAAGTAAGAAATGactaagataaaaaagatagtGACGACCTTCCCTAGTAAAATAAGGATGGATAATAGAAAAAATTCCCTCTCCTTCACCTCTTTACTCCGACCTCAATAATTTCTACATCCTTCAACCTTTGATACACTTTGTTGACTTAAGCATCAGATGGttttctaaaacatataaagGTTGAGCATAACAGcccaacaagataagaacatttACTCAGGCTCGGCCAATAGCTCTCTTACCAAACATcttcttaaattaaaatcattttaattcatttttatcataaattatttatataaaaaaaaaaaacagcatttgAAGTATGATTTAAAGTCAAATTAATTCTAagttctatgtttttctttaataagtTCATATTTAAAGGGTTCTTGTTAGAAGGAGATAATTTAGATGGCTGGAAAGAATTTATAAAGGTCATTTGCATGAGATTTGATAGTAAAGTAGATGTAGTGGAGGAGTTTAACAAACTATATAAGATAAGAGTGTAAGAATATAAACTACAAGTTCAAAATTTACAAACCAATGTAAAAAAAGGGTAATTCTCAACTGAAAGACAATAAATTATGAGAAAGATTCATATGATTAGAGGAGAAAATCTCATATAATATTAGCATAACTTttgaatgaaatgaaataataaattaatacgTGAAATGTCAGCCAATTGTAAACTTTGtgataaattgaataaattccAATTAGGtaatgtaattatttaaaacaaaatccttATGAGTTGGAAAATCCttagaaaaatataatggaactccaaataaataaatgcttGAGTTTGCATGCGAATAATATTGACTGTCAATGTAAACCCCGCATTTTAccctataaaattttataaaaaaatgatgaaaatttatCATGATTAGGGGTAAAACATCTTAAAAGAGTATTATTAATATtggattaaacaaaaataaaataaaattgtgtacGAAAGATCCCTAACTAGTCTTTAGAGTTCTAAAGTAAGGAACCAGttatgataaaataaagatattatcaccctaaAGTGTTTTATTggggtaagttgcattgttgtttgtgttttatttctAATGGTATGTTGTGCCTTATGTTGGGCTTATTGAACCTTATTAAGGTTCATATATCCTAATACCAAAGATTCACTTGGAATATTtattgaatgaataaaaattgtatACCTCGATCTTACCCATACACTGACCATTATGGGTTAATCTATTtggaataaaatataatgacatAAAGATCCTTTATGGACTAAGTTTTTGACAAATGACCCTTTTGAGGTTCACTTGTCTTTCAGATGTGTTATATAACAATCACCTTCTTATAATTCTAGCTTTATTTATTCACCTCTTATCAATGTTTATACACATCGGTGTTATCATTTATGTATATGTATTCACAATAGATGGATAGCTTTTTAGATTCTTATTAACATGCATGtataagaaataattaagaga
Protein-coding sequences here:
- the LOC118034466 gene encoding RING-H2 finger protein ATL74 encodes the protein AIVAMVTLHHRPHRLLLDTESSTRPAANESRTRNNYSSEASFDSNMVIILAALLCALICALGLNSIVRCAIRCSRRFAFETPDQTAARLAATGLKKSALRQIPVIIYGVSGIHTIATDCAICLGEFTDGEKVRVLPKCNHGFHVRCIDKWLVSHSSCPTCRHSLLDQPPESADAAEFEVGIRHPANASAGNDVPVAGDHEAG